Below is a window of Fulvitalea axinellae DNA.
ACCGTACCCGTTAACTGGCTCCTTCAGGACTTTGTACTTAAGGAAGGCGCTCTAGCTCAGTTCTTGGGCGATGACTTCAAGACTGTAGACTTGAGCTTCCTCCAGTTTATCATGTTCATCGCCGTTATCGCGTCGATGGTACAGCTGGTAGAGATGGTGATCGAGAAATTCTCTCCTTCGCTTTACGGATCTTTGGGTATCTTCTTGCCATTGATCGCCGTAAACTGCGCCATCTTGGGTTCTTCTCTCTTCATGGTACAGCGCGAGTACACTTTCGCCGAAGCCACTGTTTTCGGTTTCTCTTCC
It encodes the following:
- the nqrE gene encoding NADH:ubiquinone reductase (Na(+)-transporting) subunit E; translation: MDLINLGIRSIFIENMVFAYFLGMCSYLAVSKKVSTAMGLGLAVVFVLTITVPVNWLLQDFVLKEGALAQFLGDDFKTVDLSFLQFIMFIAVIASMVQLVEMVIEKFSPSLYGSLGIFLPLIAVNCAILGSSLFMVQREYTFAEATVFGFSSGIGWLLAIVALAAIRERMKYSNVPDGLKGLGITMIVTGLMGMALLGLSGIQL